In Aureibaculum algae, the following are encoded in one genomic region:
- a CDS encoding autotransporter outer membrane beta-barrel domain-containing protein — protein MKKLVVIAAVALFSFNVNAQDKDLSNSLSQTSQGKWLVQVGTSTSGVSANSLIRASNTGFSFISIDGDNFWNVGLEGGYFVADNLAVKAGVGYGDASYYDKGIFSYKVGPKYYIIGKIPVGIDLNGASTEGFSPMYVGAQAGYAWFLGESLSVEPSLRYDYGMNEDAGDGDYNPLSFNIGFAFHF, from the coding sequence ATGAAAAAATTAGTAGTAATTGCGGCTGTTGCATTATTTAGTTTTAATGTAAACGCTCAGGATAAAGACCTAAGTAATAGTTTAAGCCAAACTTCGCAAGGAAAATGGCTCGTTCAAGTGGGTACAAGCACTTCAGGAGTTTCTGCAAATTCATTAATACGAGCATCTAATACAGGTTTTAGCTTTATCTCAATAGATGGTGATAATTTTTGGAATGTGGGTTTAGAAGGTGGTTACTTTGTAGCGGATAATTTAGCAGTAAAGGCAGGGGTAGGTTATGGTGATGCTAGTTACTATGATAAAGGGATTTTTTCTTATAAAGTTGGTCCAAAATACTATATTATTGGGAAAATTCCAGTAGGAATAGATTTAAATGGAGCTTCTACTGAAGGTTTTTCACCTATGTATGTTGGAGCTCAGGCAGGTTATGCATGGTTTTTAGGAGAAAGTTTAAGTGTTGAGCCAAGTTTAAGATATGATTATGGAATGAATGAAGATGCTGGTGATGGTGACTATAATCCATTATCTTTTAATATCGGATTTGCTTTTCATTTCTAA
- a CDS encoding efflux RND transporter periplasmic adaptor subunit, giving the protein MKKSVTVIILLFIIISFSAAMYYLYTKNAEDPVVYETEKPTTQTIIKKTVATGSILPVEEVLIKPNISGVIQEIYVKGGDNVKQGDLIAKIKVIPNSSALNNAKNTIQTNKIALDDQQRNYNRQKSLFDKGVISKQELEQAEVAFNQAKQSYSAANQNYEIVKTGSTRGLGNSANTLIRSTVSGMVLEVPVEVGNQVIESNNFNEGTTIASLADVNKLIFEGKIDESDVGKVKEGLPLEITIGAVENQIFEATLDYIAPKGNLENGAIQFEIEGILKKQDSTFIRVGLSANASIILARADSVMAIKEALVQFDKDTKAPFVEIKNGNGFERKNITLGVSDGIQVEIKDGISKDDEIKVWNQLVEEDDN; this is encoded by the coding sequence ATGAAAAAATCAGTAACCGTAATTATATTGCTCTTTATAATTATATCATTTTCGGCAGCAATGTATTATTTATATACCAAAAACGCTGAAGACCCAGTTGTATATGAAACCGAAAAACCAACTACACAAACCATTATTAAAAAAACAGTGGCTACCGGTAGTATTCTTCCTGTGGAAGAAGTCTTGATAAAACCCAATATCTCTGGAGTTATACAAGAAATCTATGTAAAAGGTGGCGATAATGTAAAACAAGGAGATTTAATTGCGAAAATTAAAGTAATTCCAAATTCATCAGCATTAAACAATGCTAAAAACACTATTCAAACGAATAAAATCGCATTAGATGATCAACAACGTAATTACAACCGTCAAAAAAGTTTATTTGACAAAGGTGTTATTTCAAAACAAGAATTAGAGCAGGCTGAAGTGGCTTTCAACCAAGCCAAACAATCATACAGTGCAGCGAATCAAAATTATGAGATTGTAAAAACAGGATCTACCCGTGGATTAGGGAATTCAGCAAATACTTTGATCAGATCTACCGTTTCAGGAATGGTATTGGAGGTTCCTGTTGAAGTAGGAAACCAAGTTATTGAAAGTAATAATTTTAATGAAGGTACAACTATAGCTTCTTTGGCGGATGTAAACAAGTTAATTTTTGAAGGAAAAATAGATGAATCTGATGTTGGTAAAGTTAAAGAAGGATTGCCATTAGAAATTACTATTGGAGCTGTTGAAAATCAAATTTTTGAGGCAACATTAGATTATATTGCACCTAAAGGAAATTTAGAAAATGGAGCCATTCAATTTGAAATTGAAGGAATTCTTAAAAAACAAGACAGTACTTTTATCAGAGTAGGCTTAAGTGCGAATGCTTCTATCATTTTAGCCAGAGCGGATAGTGTAATGGCTATAAAAGAGGCACTAGTACAATTTGATAAAGACACAAAAGCTCCATTTGTTGAAATAAAAAATGGTAATGGCTTTGAACGTAAAAATATTACCCTCGGTGTAAGTGACGGAATTCAAGTGGAAATTAAAGATGGTATCTCCAAAGATGATGAAATTAAAGTCTGGAATCAGCTTGTTGAGGAGGATGATAACTAA
- a CDS encoding ABC transporter permease, whose product MFSRDRWSEILEVMSANWFRTTLTAFGVFWGIFILIILLAAGKGFENGVNLDFGDTATNTMFMWTRTATKAYQGMPKDRRINYTTQDVEDIRQNVPNLRYISPRNQLGGFNGTNNVVRGIKTGAFDVYGDYPEIIKQEPMDIIQGRFINQNDINKNRKVAIIGRGVRSSLYEKDEDALGSYIKIQGVNFMVIGVYKKKSSGGDGEEDQKQIYIPFTAFSQAFNMGNRVGWMAVTAVDGKPITDIKESVFDIVRKNHKIHPEDERAIGHFDLFEQYSKVQRLFAAIRIIAYFVGIMVLLSGVIGVSNIMLIVVKERTKEIGIRRSLGASPWNIRGQILTESVFLTIISGMAGIVFASLIIFLINFAIDSSGPVDMFANPSVNLGVVIAALSILIISGLLAGFIPAQNAIKIRPIEALRIE is encoded by the coding sequence ATGTTTAGTAGAGACCGCTGGAGCGAAATATTAGAAGTAATGTCTGCCAATTGGTTCAGAACAACACTAACTGCATTTGGTGTGTTTTGGGGAATCTTTATATTAATTATTTTATTAGCTGCGGGAAAAGGTTTTGAAAACGGGGTAAATCTTGACTTTGGCGATACTGCCACAAACACTATGTTTATGTGGACGAGAACCGCAACCAAAGCCTACCAAGGTATGCCGAAAGATAGACGTATCAATTACACAACACAAGACGTTGAAGATATACGACAAAATGTTCCCAACTTGAGATATATTTCTCCACGGAATCAACTAGGTGGCTTCAATGGAACAAACAATGTGGTTAGAGGAATTAAAACGGGTGCTTTTGATGTGTATGGCGATTATCCTGAAATTATAAAACAAGAACCCATGGATATTATCCAAGGTAGATTTATAAACCAAAATGACATTAATAAAAACCGCAAGGTTGCCATAATTGGAAGAGGTGTAAGGAGTAGTTTATATGAAAAAGATGAAGATGCTCTAGGTTCCTACATTAAAATTCAGGGGGTAAACTTTATGGTTATTGGGGTGTATAAGAAAAAATCATCTGGTGGTGATGGTGAAGAAGATCAAAAACAAATATACATTCCATTCACTGCCTTTTCTCAAGCTTTTAACATGGGAAATCGTGTGGGATGGATGGCTGTAACAGCAGTTGATGGCAAACCGATTACAGACATAAAAGAAAGTGTGTTTGACATTGTAAGAAAAAATCATAAAATACATCCAGAAGACGAAAGAGCTATTGGACATTTTGACCTATTTGAGCAATATAGCAAAGTACAACGTCTTTTTGCAGCGATAAGAATCATCGCTTATTTTGTAGGTATAATGGTATTATTATCTGGTGTTATTGGCGTAAGTAATATTATGCTTATCGTGGTAAAAGAACGCACCAAGGAGATAGGTATCAGAAGATCATTAGGTGCATCTCCATGGAATATACGCGGACAGATACTTACGGAATCTGTTTTTTTAACCATTATATCGGGTATGGCAGGTATTGTATTTGCATCACTAATCATCTTTCTAATCAATTTTGCAATAGATAGTAGTGGTCCCGTAGATATGTTTGCAAACCCAAGCGTTAATCTAGGTGTTGTCATAGCGGCACTAAGTATATTAATTATTTCAGGATTATTGGCTGGGTTTATTCCCGCACAAAATGCCATAAAAATTAGACCCATTGAAGCGTTAAGAATTGAATAA
- a CDS encoding ABC transporter permease, with the protein MFDIDRWQEIFDTISKNKLRTFLTGISVASGIFILVILLGFGQGFQNGIQKEFEGDATNRVWVWTEVTTKEFNGLNPGRSIHLSNSDYDQASTLFSDDIEYKSGVFRVWGSTINYKKESGSFGIQGVSPDYQKIENVKMVTGRFLNQIDMDKLQKVVIISKKIKRELMKEVENPLNEFLQISGINFKIVGVYTDAGGEREENRVYVPTSTAQSVFNGKNRMANMSFTIAPQETFEASVIASNKFTNKLKQYLQQSHQVAPDDNAIGIFNAQQEAKRFFTLTDNISLFFWFVGICTIIAGVVGVSNIMLIIVKERTKEIGIRKALGAKPLSIVGMILHESIFVTTVSGFAGLILSMGLLEVLGPNIEVDYISNPTVNFSIAMTMVILLIVAGALAGFFPAWKAAKVQPIVALRDE; encoded by the coding sequence ATGTTCGACATTGATCGTTGGCAAGAAATATTTGATACCATATCAAAAAACAAACTAAGAACCTTTCTTACAGGTATCTCTGTGGCTTCTGGTATTTTTATATTGGTAATTTTACTAGGTTTTGGGCAAGGATTTCAAAATGGCATTCAAAAAGAATTTGAAGGTGATGCTACCAATAGAGTTTGGGTTTGGACCGAAGTAACTACCAAAGAATTTAACGGATTAAACCCTGGAAGATCAATTCACTTAAGTAACTCAGACTACGACCAAGCTTCTACTCTTTTTAGCGATGATATAGAGTATAAATCTGGAGTGTTTAGAGTTTGGGGGTCTACCATAAATTACAAGAAAGAATCTGGCTCTTTTGGTATTCAAGGTGTAAGTCCTGATTATCAAAAAATAGAAAATGTAAAAATGGTCACTGGACGCTTTTTGAACCAAATTGATATGGATAAGCTTCAAAAAGTGGTTATTATCAGTAAAAAAATCAAACGCGAATTAATGAAAGAGGTTGAAAACCCTTTGAATGAATTTTTACAAATCTCAGGTATTAATTTTAAAATTGTTGGTGTATATACGGATGCTGGAGGAGAACGTGAAGAAAACAGAGTTTATGTACCTACGAGTACAGCTCAAAGTGTTTTTAATGGTAAAAACAGAATGGCCAATATGTCTTTTACAATAGCTCCTCAAGAAACTTTTGAAGCATCAGTAATAGCATCAAATAAATTTACAAATAAATTAAAACAGTATCTCCAACAATCGCATCAAGTAGCTCCAGACGATAATGCAATAGGTATTTTTAATGCCCAGCAAGAAGCCAAACGTTTTTTCACATTAACAGATAACATTTCACTATTCTTTTGGTTTGTAGGTATATGTACCATTATAGCTGGTGTAGTTGGCGTAAGTAATATTATGTTAATCATCGTAAAAGAACGAACTAAAGAAATAGGAATCAGAAAAGCATTAGGAGCCAAACCATTATCAATTGTAGGTATGATTCTGCATGAGTCTATTTTTGTAACCACCGTATCGGGATTTGCAGGATTAATTTTAAGTATGGGATTATTGGAAGTGTTGGGACCAAATATTGAAGTCGATTATATTTCAAACCCAACCGTCAATTTTTCAATTGCCATGACCATGGTCATTTTATTAATAGTAGCAGGTGCCTTGGCAGGATTTTTTCCTGCATGGAAAGCGGCAAAAGTTCAACCCATTGTAGCGTTAAGAGATGAATAA